The following proteins come from a genomic window of Geomonas sp. RF6:
- a CDS encoding CpsD/CapB family tyrosine-protein kinase, with product MTKMKQALKRAEPAAGEEKGGFLFLYRGEVAAETIPTPSPLRDAGGEKLLQQEMFTLYRSVENLLPDRPQKTLQFIGSHEGAGVSTVVRIFARTAAERLGKSVLILDAAHHNPTQHLHFDLVQGESWIDVVQSGGCAEKACHQVGTSTLFLSPASLQPAVTLEIPAVTNFLDELKGSFHYILIDSSPVGNSPDTLALSGEVDGVILVFEADRTRWPVALALKEQTERNGGRVLGMIFNKRRHHIPDFLYRRL from the coding sequence ATGACGAAGATGAAGCAGGCACTGAAGAGGGCTGAACCCGCAGCAGGCGAGGAAAAAGGGGGCTTTCTCTTCCTGTACCGCGGCGAGGTTGCCGCGGAAACCATTCCCACCCCTTCACCGTTACGCGACGCGGGTGGAGAAAAATTGCTGCAGCAGGAGATGTTCACCCTGTACCGCAGCGTGGAGAACCTCCTTCCCGACCGTCCGCAGAAAACGCTCCAGTTCATCGGTTCTCACGAAGGAGCAGGGGTTTCCACGGTCGTCCGCATCTTTGCGAGGACCGCTGCCGAGCGGCTGGGGAAGAGCGTCCTGATACTGGACGCCGCGCATCACAACCCGACCCAGCACCTGCATTTCGACCTGGTGCAGGGGGAGAGCTGGATCGACGTCGTGCAAAGCGGAGGGTGCGCCGAGAAGGCATGCCACCAGGTCGGAACCTCGACCCTCTTTCTCTCCCCCGCGTCGCTTCAGCCGGCCGTCACCCTCGAAATCCCGGCGGTGACGAACTTCCTCGACGAGCTGAAGGGGTCCTTTCACTACATCCTGATCGACTCCTCCCCGGTGGGGAACTCTCCCGACACCCTGGCGCTTTCCGGGGAGGTGGACGGCGTCATCCTCGTCTTTGAAGCCGACCGCACCCGCTGGCCCGTGGCACTTGCGCTGAAGGAGCAGACGGAGCGAAACGGCGGCAGGGTGCTCGGCATGATCTTTAACAAGCGCCGGCACCACATACCGGACTTTCTCTACCGGAGGCTGTAA
- a CDS encoding response regulator transcription factor, with product MNILIKLESRLIAEALRALLEAEDAEDVFRIDDGALQAAFTPDVIIIDSRNLGSDLPWPEAKLILLDTGLPQDDVITLFLLHKPAGILSTDADAELAKKALKLVYEGQIWIDNSSLKSVLFTAGSVFQTNKLKKVSAREQEILEQVSFGKKNKEIADLLCISEQTVKSHLSRIFKKFNVSTRHQLMSQLVSAGEKCPDLL from the coding sequence ATGAACATACTGATAAAACTTGAGAGTCGCCTCATAGCTGAGGCTCTCAGGGCTCTTCTCGAAGCTGAAGATGCAGAAGACGTCTTTCGCATCGACGATGGTGCGCTACAGGCAGCCTTCACCCCCGACGTCATCATCATCGATTCCAGGAACCTCGGCAGCGACCTGCCATGGCCTGAGGCAAAGCTGATCCTCCTCGACACCGGTCTGCCGCAGGACGACGTCATCACCCTCTTTCTCCTGCACAAGCCCGCCGGCATCCTCTCCACAGACGCAGATGCGGAGCTGGCGAAAAAGGCTCTGAAACTCGTCTACGAAGGGCAGATCTGGATAGACAACAGCAGCCTCAAGTCTGTCCTCTTCACTGCCGGGAGCGTTTTCCAAACAAACAAGCTGAAGAAGGTCAGCGCCCGCGAGCAGGAAATCCTGGAGCAGGTGAGCTTTGGCAAAAAGAACAAGGAGATCGCCGACCTCTTGTGCATCAGCGAGCAGACCGTGAAGTCCCACCTGAGTCGCATCTTCAAGAAGTTCAACGTCTCCACCAGGCATCAGCTCATGTCGCAGCTCGTCAGCGCCGGCGAAAAATGCCCGGACCTCCTCTGA
- a CDS encoding GumC family protein produces the protein MEKSSICQHSHTRSLRELLTVLFKHKWQMLTVLLAVVGTVMIVTFFRSPIYEGKSSVLVKIGREYLNNPGVGDNKAIMSLNQEELINSEIEILTQPDLIRKVIVQLRAEHLDPQLSAGPAAAPPSEEAIASFRRGLNVEGIKKSNVILVSFRHKDPRVAARGVNLLVQYYTEKHLQVFSDPKSAFLEQQLAMYEQKLSQSENTLQDFKRKNSVFSLDEQRTLLLKQRTDLDTSWKYAQDAVQELKRKIGTLSGQMHGVSSKSGLYTNSERDSIIVQAKSNLLALQLKERELLKKYTEKNPLVEEVRNDIRMVQGFMREQEADISSKVKTGNAVYQHVEIELMKAQSELSSQSARAAALGQQLAQVDQEIRALDLNEKETQRLKRERAVDEKNYQAYRDRTEAARISDNMNRLQLADISVIQKATVPSKPVKPKKALNLVLAVMLGGICALGLAFFSEYTSQSFSFPEDAAEKLGIPLLATITYTGENWRPCRDIS, from the coding sequence ATGGAAAAAAGCTCCATCTGCCAGCACAGCCATACCCGCAGCCTCAGGGAGCTGCTGACCGTCCTTTTCAAGCACAAGTGGCAAATGCTGACGGTCCTTCTTGCCGTCGTCGGCACAGTCATGATCGTCACCTTCTTCCGCTCCCCCATCTACGAGGGGAAGTCGAGCGTTCTGGTGAAGATCGGCCGTGAGTACCTGAACAACCCCGGCGTCGGCGACAACAAGGCGATCATGTCGCTAAACCAGGAGGAGCTCATCAACTCCGAGATCGAGATCCTGACTCAGCCAGACCTCATCAGGAAGGTCATCGTCCAGCTCAGGGCGGAGCACCTCGATCCGCAACTTTCCGCGGGCCCGGCGGCAGCTCCCCCGAGCGAGGAGGCGATCGCCTCTTTCAGGAGGGGGCTCAACGTGGAGGGGATAAAGAAGTCTAACGTGATCCTCGTGTCCTTCCGGCACAAGGATCCCCGGGTCGCCGCGAGAGGGGTGAACCTTCTCGTGCAGTACTACACCGAAAAGCACCTCCAGGTCTTCAGCGATCCGAAGTCCGCCTTCCTGGAGCAGCAGCTCGCGATGTACGAGCAGAAGCTCAGCCAGTCGGAGAACACCCTCCAGGACTTCAAAAGGAAAAACAGCGTCTTCTCCCTCGACGAGCAGCGCACTCTCCTTTTGAAGCAAAGGACCGATCTCGATACCTCCTGGAAGTACGCGCAGGACGCGGTCCAGGAGCTGAAGCGAAAGATCGGGACACTCTCCGGACAGATGCACGGTGTGTCCAGCAAGAGCGGGCTCTACACCAATTCCGAGCGGGACAGCATCATCGTGCAGGCGAAGAGCAACCTTCTCGCGCTGCAGCTGAAGGAACGGGAGCTCCTGAAGAAGTACACGGAGAAGAACCCGCTGGTGGAGGAGGTGCGCAACGACATCCGCATGGTGCAGGGCTTTATGCGCGAGCAGGAGGCGGACATAAGCAGCAAGGTGAAGACGGGGAACGCGGTGTACCAGCATGTGGAGATAGAGCTCATGAAGGCGCAGTCCGAGCTGAGCTCGCAGTCGGCGAGGGCGGCGGCGCTGGGGCAGCAGCTTGCGCAGGTGGACCAGGAGATCCGCGCCCTCGACCTGAACGAGAAGGAGACCCAGAGGCTGAAGCGGGAGCGGGCGGTCGATGAGAAGAACTACCAGGCGTATCGGGACCGGACAGAGGCGGCGAGGATCTCCGACAACATGAACAGGCTGCAGCTCGCCGACATCAGCGTGATCCAGAAGGCGACGGTGCCGTCGAAGCCGGTGAAGCCGAAGAAGGCGCTGAATTTGGTCCTGGCAGTCATGCTGGGGGGGATCTGCGCCCTCGGACTCGCCTTCTTCTCCGAGTACACCTCCCAGAGCTTCTCCTTTCCGGAGGACGCCGCGGAAAAGCTCGGCATCCCGCTCCTGGCGACGATCACCTACACCGGGGAGAACTGGCGACCCTGCAGAGATATATCCTGA
- a CDS encoding ADP-ribosylglycohydrolase family protein, with the protein MIGALTGDIIGSIYEWQNIKTTDFPLFGDACRFTDDSVLTVALADALLSGKGYETLLRAYYHRYPDAGYGGTFRRWATGHIDGAYNSWGNGAAMRISPVAWAFDSLEEVLACAEACTVITHSHPEGVKGAQATASAIFLARSGSSREEIRRHISATFRYDLSRTCEMIRPAYRFDVSCQGTVPEAIIAFLDSSDFESAIRLAISLGGDSDTLACITGSIAEAFYGGVPPEIAGKTLALLTEELRDVTLRFATKFMGFGRGGQI; encoded by the coding sequence ATGATCGGCGCGTTGACCGGGGACATCATAGGCTCCATCTACGAGTGGCAGAACATAAAGACGACCGACTTTCCTCTCTTCGGGGATGCATGCCGCTTCACCGATGACTCGGTACTCACCGTCGCGCTGGCGGATGCGCTCCTCAGCGGCAAGGGCTACGAGACACTCCTGCGCGCGTACTACCATCGCTACCCGGATGCGGGGTACGGGGGGACCTTTCGCCGGTGGGCCACCGGCCATATCGACGGGGCGTACAACAGCTGGGGCAACGGGGCGGCCATGAGGATCAGCCCTGTGGCATGGGCATTCGATTCGCTGGAGGAGGTGCTTGCCTGCGCCGAAGCATGTACTGTCATCACCCACAGCCATCCCGAAGGGGTAAAAGGGGCACAGGCCACGGCCTCCGCGATCTTTCTGGCACGCAGCGGCAGTTCAAGGGAGGAGATCAGGAGGCATATCTCCGCCACCTTCCGCTACGACCTTTCCCGCACCTGCGAGATGATCCGCCCCGCGTACCGCTTCGACGTCTCCTGCCAGGGGACGGTTCCCGAGGCGATCATCGCCTTTCTTGATTCCAGCGACTTTGAAAGCGCGATCCGGCTCGCCATTTCCCTGGGAGGGGATTCCGACACCCTTGCCTGCATCACCGGCAGTATCGCCGAGGCGTTTTACGGTGGCGTGCCGCCGGAGATTGCCGGCAAGACCCTTGCCCTTCTCACCGAGGAGCTTCGGGATGTGACGCTCCGTTTCGCCACGAAATTCATGGGCTTCGGCCGTGGTGGACAGATCTGA
- a CDS encoding fused MFS/spermidine synthase: MAAYLVTVFLSSFLLFQVEPLIGRYILPWFGGSPAVWTTCMLFFQAMLLIGYGYAHAVTTALPKKQSITHLVLLFAALPFLPIAPSAALWKKVSADFPAWEILLLLLANIGVPYLVLSATAPLLQHWFVRDYPEKSPYRLYALSNAASLLALVTYPFVVEPHLALREQVSVWSWAFFVFVLCCAWCAARHLSPPAAGAERGEVNAEDPAHERGALSESDASVPAGLIVLWLMLSACGSAALLATTNQICQEVAVVPFLWIAPLTLYLTTFIICFNSDRAYHRTWWGVLFVGSAIPACAVLHARVGTPLPVQLLVFLGALFACCMACHGELARSRPHAEKLTAYYLIMSAGGVIGGIFVALLAPVAFDGFWELPIVFTVSAAVLACAYRREGILSRSRPWRTACAAAVVLAFAGFTAYHLSVLDSGTVAHSRSFYGVLRVVTWSDRRGPVRLLLNGRVSHGFQYTDAALRTTPTSYYTPSSGAGLALRYHPNRRRGAASRSLRVGVIGLGTGTLAAYGKGGDTFRFYEINNDVIAFADRHFTFLRDSGAKVETVPGDARIVLESELAGAGGQEFDVLLVDAFTSDSIPVHLLTRECVEIYRRHLKRDGLLLIHVTNHFLDLVPVVVTHARQMGLQAVKVNSWKDDAGGLEATWMIVTANREFLEQEEVISRIAARGGEKRLTREWTDDFVSLWQILKW, from the coding sequence ATGGCTGCGTACCTCGTCACCGTCTTTCTCAGTTCGTTTCTCCTCTTTCAGGTCGAGCCCCTGATCGGGAGGTACATCCTGCCGTGGTTCGGGGGGAGCCCCGCCGTGTGGACGACCTGCATGCTCTTCTTCCAGGCCATGCTCCTCATCGGCTACGGCTATGCACATGCAGTCACCACGGCGCTCCCGAAAAAGCAGAGTATCACCCACCTCGTCCTCCTTTTTGCAGCTCTTCCCTTTTTGCCGATCGCCCCGTCGGCGGCTCTGTGGAAGAAGGTCTCGGCAGACTTTCCGGCCTGGGAGATCCTGTTGCTGCTGCTGGCCAACATCGGGGTGCCTTATCTCGTCCTTTCCGCTACCGCTCCTCTCCTGCAGCACTGGTTCGTGCGCGACTATCCCGAAAAATCCCCGTACCGCCTTTACGCACTTTCCAATGCCGCCTCACTCCTGGCGCTGGTAACGTACCCTTTCGTGGTGGAGCCACACCTTGCGCTTCGCGAGCAGGTATCTGTCTGGAGCTGGGCCTTCTTCGTTTTCGTCCTGTGCTGCGCCTGGTGCGCCGCGCGCCACCTCTCCCCTCCGGCCGCCGGGGCGGAAAGGGGAGAGGTGAACGCCGAAGACCCGGCACATGAGCGGGGCGCCCTTTCTGAAAGTGACGCCTCGGTTCCGGCAGGATTGATCGTTCTATGGCTCATGCTCTCCGCCTGCGGCTCGGCCGCGCTTCTTGCCACCACGAACCAGATCTGCCAGGAGGTGGCGGTCGTCCCCTTTCTGTGGATCGCCCCCCTCACCCTCTACCTGACCACCTTCATCATCTGCTTCAACAGCGACCGCGCGTACCATCGCACCTGGTGGGGAGTCCTTTTTGTCGGCTCCGCCATCCCCGCCTGCGCCGTCCTGCACGCCAGGGTCGGCACACCGTTGCCGGTCCAGCTCCTCGTCTTCCTGGGAGCCCTCTTCGCCTGCTGCATGGCCTGCCACGGTGAGCTCGCCCGGTCGCGCCCGCACGCGGAGAAGCTCACGGCATACTATCTCATCATGTCCGCCGGCGGGGTCATCGGCGGCATCTTTGTCGCCCTCCTCGCCCCCGTTGCTTTCGACGGCTTCTGGGAGCTCCCGATCGTATTTACGGTATCTGCCGCGGTGCTGGCCTGCGCGTACCGTCGCGAGGGGATTCTGAGCCGCTCACGCCCTTGGCGCACCGCCTGCGCCGCAGCCGTCGTCCTCGCCTTTGCCGGCTTCACCGCATACCACCTTTCGGTTCTCGACAGCGGCACCGTGGCGCACAGCCGAAGCTTCTACGGCGTTCTCAGGGTCGTCACCTGGAGCGACCGCCGCGGTCCGGTGCGTCTTCTGCTGAACGGCAGAGTCTCCCACGGCTTCCAGTACACCGATGCAGCGCTCCGGACCACTCCCACCAGCTACTACACACCCTCAAGCGGCGCGGGGCTCGCCCTGCGCTATCATCCGAACCGTCGCCGGGGCGCCGCTTCACGCTCCCTCCGGGTCGGGGTCATCGGCCTTGGCACCGGGACGCTGGCGGCATACGGGAAGGGTGGCGACACCTTCCGCTTCTACGAGATCAACAACGACGTCATAGCCTTTGCCGACAGGCACTTCACCTTCCTGCGCGACTCCGGGGCGAAGGTGGAAACGGTCCCCGGCGACGCGCGCATCGTGCTGGAGTCGGAACTTGCCGGCGCGGGGGGGCAGGAGTTCGACGTACTGCTGGTCGACGCCTTCACGAGCGACTCCATTCCGGTCCACCTCCTGACCCGCGAGTGTGTGGAGATCTACCGCCGCCATCTGAAGAGGGACGGACTGCTCCTGATCCACGTGACGAACCACTTCCTCGATCTGGTTCCGGTGGTAGTGACGCATGCACGGCAGATGGGCCTTCAGGCTGTAAAGGTGAACTCATGGAAGGATGATGCGGGGGGGCTGGAGGCGACCTGGATGATAGTGACCGCTAACCGGGAATTCCTGGAGCAGGAAGAAGTAATCTCCAGGATCGCCGCGCGCGGGGGTGAAAAGAGACTCACGAGAGAATGGACCGACGACTTCGTGAGCCTGTGGCAGATTTTGAAATGGTGA
- a CDS encoding cytochrome-c peroxidase: MKAKGLLAVVPLLLLAVTAGAVELSPLETLGKKLFFDPSLSNPPGQSCAECHDPAVGWTGPDAALNAGGAVYEGVVHTRFGNRKPPTSAYAGFTPILHQCGGIGDMGMCGSMGGGVGGGMGGGMGGMEPGSFVGGIFWDGRATGWTLGDPVAEQAMGPFLNPLEQNNPNAKHVCLNVMRTEYAPLFEEVWGAGSLDCVKDVNGTYERIARSIAAYERSAEVSPFSSRFDIFWKNTETLRPPVRMINSMNKSRFANRGLSDLELQGLVIFNTKGNCSSCHFLQPMHGSRFPLFTDFRYHNLGVPKNPANPFDGMPPKWNPDGVEWIDKGLGGFLAKTAGMTDSSGAARDFTAFAAENMGKQRTPTLRNVDKRISSDFIKAYAHNGYFKSLDDIIDFYNLRDVLPQCNVANPPLLPSGEPSCFPPPEVAENIDTNDLGDLKLTSAEVAALVAFLQTLSDGYEEK; encoded by the coding sequence ATGAAGGCGAAAGGATTACTGGCAGTCGTGCCGCTGCTTCTTCTTGCTGTAACAGCAGGTGCCGTGGAACTCTCCCCGCTGGAGACTCTTGGCAAGAAGCTTTTCTTTGACCCGTCACTCTCCAACCCGCCGGGACAGTCGTGCGCCGAGTGTCACGACCCCGCCGTCGGCTGGACCGGTCCCGATGCGGCACTTAACGCAGGCGGAGCGGTGTACGAGGGGGTGGTTCACACCCGGTTCGGCAACCGCAAGCCCCCTACCTCTGCGTATGCCGGGTTCACCCCGATCCTGCACCAGTGTGGCGGGATCGGCGACATGGGTATGTGTGGCAGCATGGGAGGCGGCGTGGGTGGAGGAATGGGGGGCGGCATGGGCGGCATGGAGCCCGGTTCCTTTGTCGGCGGCATTTTCTGGGATGGGCGTGCTACAGGCTGGACCCTCGGCGATCCGGTCGCGGAGCAGGCCATGGGACCGTTCCTCAATCCGCTGGAGCAGAACAATCCGAACGCGAAGCACGTGTGCCTCAATGTGATGAGGACGGAATACGCGCCGCTCTTTGAGGAGGTGTGGGGAGCGGGATCGCTTGACTGCGTGAAGGACGTTAACGGCACCTACGAGAGGATCGCCCGCTCCATCGCGGCCTACGAGCGGTCGGCGGAGGTAAGCCCGTTCAGCTCCAGGTTCGACATCTTTTGGAAGAATACCGAGACGCTGAGGCCGCCGGTACGGATGATCAACAGCATGAACAAGAGCAGGTTCGCCAATCGCGGCCTGAGCGACCTCGAGCTGCAGGGGCTGGTGATTTTCAACACGAAGGGGAACTGCTCGAGCTGCCATTTTCTCCAGCCGATGCACGGCAGCCGCTTCCCGCTTTTCACAGACTTCCGGTACCACAACCTCGGCGTGCCGAAGAACCCGGCCAACCCCTTCGACGGTATGCCGCCGAAGTGGAATCCTGACGGCGTGGAATGGATCGACAAGGGGCTCGGGGGCTTCCTCGCCAAAACAGCAGGGATGACCGACAGCAGCGGCGCTGCCAGGGACTTCACTGCATTTGCAGCCGAAAACATGGGGAAGCAGAGGACGCCGACCCTGCGCAACGTCGACAAGAGGATCTCCTCCGACTTCATCAAGGCATACGCGCACAACGGGTACTTCAAGAGCCTCGATGACATCATCGACTTCTACAACCTGAGGGACGTGCTGCCGCAGTGCAACGTGGCGAACCCGCCCCTGCTCCCTTCCGGAGAGCCGTCGTGCTTCCCCCCCCCGGAGGTGGCCGAGAATATCGACACCAACGACCTCGGGGACCTGAAGCTCACCTCTGCAGAGGTGGCGGCGCTCGTCGCCTTCCTGCAGACCCTCTCCGACGGGTACGAGGAGAAGTAG